Genomic segment of Microbacterium hydrocarbonoxydans:
CCGAGGAACGGCTCGGTGTGGCTGGCTCCGTCGAGCGTGAAGCCGTTGCGCGTGTAGAAGCGGTGCGCGCGGGGGTTGTCCTCGGCCACCCAGAGGTAGAGCGGCTCGTCGGTCTCGACCGCGGCGTCGAAGAGCTTCTGGCCGATGCCGGTGCCGTGGAACGCATCGAGCAGATAGATGAAGTAGAGCTCGCGCATCGACGGCGCGTCCTTGTCGCGGGCGGGGCCGGACCCGGCGAATCCGACGATCTCGCCGTCGACGAGAGCCGCCTTCATCGTGAAGTCGGGACCCTGGGCTGCCCAGTGCGTCCACAGCTCGGCCATGCGACGGGGCGACACCTTCTCGAGGGCCGCCTTGCTGATCAGGTGGTCGTAGGTCTCGTGCCAGCACTGCGCGTGCACGCGACCCAGGGCTTCCGCATCCACATCACGGACCGGACGGACGATGACTTCAGGCTGGGCTTCGGCGCTCATAGCGCGACTCTACGCGCGGCTTTCGGGAACAGGAAATCGAGCGGATGCCGCCGCGGGCGTCGTTCGGGCCGCTGGAGGTGTCGGACAAAGAAATTCGGGATTCGTGCGCCGAAGGCTACGATCGGATCTCGTGAACGTGATCTGGCGCACCCTGCTCGTGATCCTCTCTGCGCGTCGTCGCGTGCGGCGCGGCAAGAGCCTCGACCCCGCGGCCGTGAGCACGGTGACGCTCACCACCCTGCCGACGGACATCGACATCCTGCGCCATATGAACAACGGCCGCTACCTCTCGCTGTTCGATCTCGGTCGCTGGGATCTGCTGATCCGCACCGGGCTCTTCGACGCGATGAAGGACCGCGACTGGTACGCGGTGGTGTCGAGCGAGACGATCACGTTCCGCAAATCCCTGCAGCTGTGGCAGCGGTTCGAGGTGCAGTCGCGCTTCATCGGACACGACGACAAGGCGGTGTTCCTCGAGCACCGCGCGGTGGTGCGCGGCGAGGTCTACGCCCGGGCGATCGTCAGGTCGCGCATGCTGCGCCGCTCCGGCGGCACCGTCAGCAACGAGGAGCTCTTCGCCGCGGTCGGAAAGCCCGAGGGCGTGCCGGAGATCGACGCATGGGTGCACGACTGGGCCGCGGCATCCGCCCTGCCTCCCACCCGCGCCGCCGCTCCGAGCGTGTGGAGCTGAGCATGACGTCTCCATGGGGAATCGATGCGCGCTCGCCGGAGCGCACGCTGCTGGTCGGATGCGGCAAGATCGGCATCCGCCTGGGCGAAGGCCTGATCGCGCGCGGCGGAGAGGTCGTCGCGATCCGTCGCACGGCGAGCGGACTGCCTGCCGGATTCCGCACGATCGCCGCCGACCTCGAGAAGCCGCTCGCGCAGGCGCTTCCCGATTTCGACTCGGTCGTGATCACGTTGCCACCGAGCCGCGCCGAGTCCGAGCGGGGCTCGATCTACCCGCTCGCGCTGCCGGCGATCGCCGACGCGCTGCCCTCGGTGCCGTCACGCGTCGTCTTCGTGTCGTCGACCCGGGTGTTCGAGGGGCGGCCGGGGCCGGTGCCGCTCACCGAGCGCGATGAGCCCGCGACGACCACTCCGGGCGGAGCGGCGCTCGTCGAGGGTGAGCGGCTGGCTCGCGAGCTGCTGGGCGCCGTGATCGTGCGGCCCGCGGGGATCTACGGGCCCGGGCGCGAATCGGTCATCCGCCGGGTGCTCGCGGGCGAGGCCATGGAGCTCACGCGCCGCACGAACCGCATCCACGAAACCGACGTCGTGCGGCTTCTCGACGTGCTGCTGCGCGCGGCCACGCCGCCGGAACTGGTGCACGGCGTCGACCGTGAGCCGGTGCTGCTCGGCGATGTCGTCGCGTTCATCGCGGCGGAACTCGGCGTGGCGCCGCCGCCTGCTGTGGAGCCGGCGACCGGCGGAGGCACCGTGCTCGACGGCAGCCTGCTGCTCGAGCTGCTCGGCGAGCTGCGGTATCCCACGTTCCGAGAGGGCTACGCCTCGCTGATCGCCGCGCGCTAGCGCCTGCTTGCGCTCGCGCTCGCGCCTGCTCGTGCCCGCGCTCGCGCCTGTCCGTTCCGGCCGCGCTCGCGACTGTCCGTTCCGGTCGCACTTCGTGCCGCCGGGTCTCGCGGTGGGCGGCACGAACTGCGACGGGAGTGGTCTGGGTCTCGCGGTGGGCGGCACGAAGTGCGACGGGAACGAATGCCGGTCCCGCCCGTCGCTCAACGGCATGTCTGCATCTCGGTTCTAGGCTGAGCCCATGGCAGACATGTCGCTCTCTGCGGATGCCGAATCCGCCCCACTCGCGGACCGAGCCGTCGAGCTGGCTCGGCGCTGGGCGATCGAGGCGGCGGCCGCCGATGTCGACCCTGCGGCCGAGCGTCTCGCCGGGGTGCTGCAAGACGTCAACGGGCTCCCGTTCACCCTGGGCTTCGTCGACGGCGTCATGCGTCCCGAGAGCCTCGGCGCGGCGGCATCCCGACTTCACCGCATCGCGCCGATCGTGCCGGAGTTCCTGCCCTGGTACCTGCGGTCGGCGGTGCGGATCGGCGGCGGTGTCGCGCCTCTCCTCCCGACACCGGTCGTGCCCATCGCGCGCAGGGTGCTCCGCGAGATGGTCGGTCACCTCGTGGTCGACGCTCGTCCCGCCAAGCTCGGCCCCGCGATCGCGAGGATCCGCGAATCGGGCTCGCGACTCAATCTCAACCTGCTCGGTGAGGCGGTGCTCGGCGAGAGCGAGGCCCGCCGGCGACTCGACGGCATCCACGAGCTCATCCGTCGTGCCGATGTCGACTACGTGTCGGTCAAGGTGTCGGCGATCATCAGCCACATCTCCATGTGGGCGTTCGATCAGATCGTCGACGAGGTGGTCGAACGGCTGCTGCCGCTGTATCTGACGGCGGTCGGCGACGGCACCTTCATCAACCTCGACATGGAGGAGTACCGCGATCTCGACCTGACGATCGCGGTGTTCACGCGCATCCTCGAGGATCCTCGGCTGCAGGGACTCGAGGCGGGCATCGTGCTGCAGGCGTATCTGCCCGATGCGCTGCCGGCACTGCAGC
This window contains:
- a CDS encoding acyl-CoA thioesterase, whose protein sequence is MNVIWRTLLVILSARRRVRRGKSLDPAAVSTVTLTTLPTDIDILRHMNNGRYLSLFDLGRWDLLIRTGLFDAMKDRDWYAVVSSETITFRKSLQLWQRFEVQSRFIGHDDKAVFLEHRAVVRGEVYARAIVRSRMLRRSGGTVSNEELFAAVGKPEGVPEIDAWVHDWAAASALPPTRAAAPSVWS
- a CDS encoding GNAT family N-acetyltransferase, producing the protein MSAEAQPEVIVRPVRDVDAEALGRVHAQCWHETYDHLISKAALEKVSPRRMAELWTHWAAQGPDFTMKAALVDGEIVGFAGSGPARDKDAPSMRELYFIYLLDAFHGTGIGQKLFDAAVETDEPLYLWVAEDNPRAHRFYTRNGFTLDGASHTEPFLGETLTEVRFVR
- a CDS encoding sugar nucleotide-binding protein, with translation MTSPWGIDARSPERTLLVGCGKIGIRLGEGLIARGGEVVAIRRTASGLPAGFRTIAADLEKPLAQALPDFDSVVITLPPSRAESERGSIYPLALPAIADALPSVPSRVVFVSSTRVFEGRPGPVPLTERDEPATTTPGGAALVEGERLARELLGAVIVRPAGIYGPGRESVIRRVLAGEAMELTRRTNRIHETDVVRLLDVLLRAATPPELVHGVDREPVLLGDVVAFIAAELGVAPPPAVEPATGGGTVLDGSLLLELLGELRYPTFREGYASLIAAR